AGCCTTTTTGTAAGCTCCAATGCGGCAAAAATTCCCGCAGGACCTGCACCCACAATTATTACGTCATACTCTTTCATATCAAACCTCCTGCTTTCTCATAAAAATACCCTGGCCAAAAACCAGGGTAATGTGTTCAACAAATATTTTAAACTTCGTTATACTTTATATTTTAACATAAAATTTTAAATTTATCTTACGTTTATCTCCCCTTGATAGACCAATCCCCTTTCAGCATCTACCGTTATCACAAGGCCATCTTTCAGCGTTTCCACCGCGCCATCGACTCCTATCACCACAGGAATTCCGAAGTTTATGCCCAATATCACAGCATTGGAAGTAAGACCTCCCTCTTCTACTATTAGCGCACCCGCATCAGTAGTATATTTTGCAGATTCTTCATCAATACGTTTTGCGACCACAATGCTTCCTGGCTTCATCTTCTCCTTGAAATCTTTCAAAGTATTTGCAATACACACTTGACCAGTAAATGAGGTATGCCCCACACCGATACCCCTTAGTAAAATATTGCCTACTACGTGAACCCTCACCATATTTGTAGTGCCAGTAGCGCCAATAGGCACTCCAGCAGTAATGACTATTAGATCTCCCTCATTTATAAGCTTGGTGGCATTCGATCTGCTAATGGCTTCTAAAACCATCTCTTCAATATTATTTGTTCTGCTACAAATTATAGGATAAACCCCCCAAATCAATTTCATCTTTCTGACCATTTTAATATCAGAAGAAACGCCTATTATAAAAGCATTTGGTCTATATTTTGATACCATTTTAGCAGTATAGCCGCTTTGGGTAATGCTTATTATTGCAGCAGCATCGAGTTCGTGAGAAATCTGAACTGTAGCATGGCTTATAGCGTCAGTAGTTGTTTTTTGATTTAGACCTTTTGACAAAAATATTGTCTTATAATCTAATGAAGTCTCAGTTTTCACCGATATCCTTGCCATCATCTCCATAGCTTCCAGTGGATAATTCCCTGCAGCCGTCTCACCGCTCAACATTATTGCATCCGTACCATCCAGAATTGCATTTGCCACATCACTAGCCTCTGCTCTGGTAGGATGAGGGTTATTTATCATAGACTCGAGCATCTGTGTAGCAGTAATCACAGGTTTGCCCACTTTATTGGCTTTTTTTATAAGCTCTTTTTGGATCAGTGGAACGTCTTCATTTGGTATCTCAATTCCCATATCTCCCCTTGCCACCATAATGCCATCGGCAGCTTTAAGGATCTCATCAATATTATCAATACCAAATTTATTTTCAATCTTCGCGATAATGTCAATATTGGAATTATTCTCTTCTAATACCCTTCTGATTTCTAAAATATTGGCTGCATTTTGGACGAAAGATGCAGCAATAAAGTCCATCTCATGTTCCACCCCAAACTTTATATCGTTTATATCTTTTTCAGACAAAAATTGCATATCCAAAAAAACTCCTGGAACAGCTACCCTCTTGTGATCCTTTAAGACACCGTTGTTCATCACTGTAGTATAAATATTCTTATCATCAGTCTCATCCACCAAAAGCGAGATAAGACCATCAGACAGAACAATTACGTTGCCTTTCTTTACCCTTGAGACCAGATCGGGATATGTAAGACTTACTATTCCTTCATCTCCATCAACCTCTTTAGCAGTCAGAATAAATTTTTGACCCTTGTTAAGCTGAGCAGACCCTGTCTTAAATTTTCCGACTCGAATCTCAGGACCCTTTGTGTCTAACATAAGAGCCACTTCTTTCTTCAGCTTTTTAGAAGCCTCTCTCACCATTTGAATCCTTCTAAAGTGATCCTCGTAATCTCCGTGAGAAAAATTAAACCTGGCAACGTCCATACCCTTTTCTACGAAGCTATATAGAATGTCAGGATCGTCCGTGCTAGGTCCCAAAGTACAAATAATTTTAGTTTTTCTAAACATATTTCCCCCTTTTCTATAATTATAAATTTATTGAATTTGTTTTTCACAATAATTATAACAGTAATTTGAAAACAGTCATTTAATTTTATGTTAAAAATATATTAATAAAAGTTTACTGTATAATAAATTATCTATTAAGATGAAAAATTAAACCAGTGGATAAAAAAACATTAAATTTTATTTTTGAAAAGGAAATAAATATCCCTCAGTCAGGCAATTTTGCTGAAGGCAATTTTCCAATTTTAACTGGCTATCTTATTGATAAATTAAGAAAGAGAAGAGACTGGATATTTATAACTGCATTTTCTCCCGATGGAATTCACTTTGCTTCCGGGGGATTTAACTCTTCCATACTTTTATGGAATATCTTCAAAGATAAGCCTATAGAAAGCTTAAGCGGCCACGAAGATTGGATACTTGCGCTGACCTTTTCTCATGATGGAAAATATCTGCTATCGGGCAGCAGAGACAACTTAATAATACTGTGGTCTGTTCAGGATAAAAAAATAATAAATAAATTTGAGGGCCATCAAAACAGAATTTCTTCGCTTGCATTTTCATCAGACGACACCCAGATTGCATCAGGCGGATATGATTCTACCATAAAAATTTGGAACATAGATTCCAAGAATCCTATCAATGTGATAGACACATCTCCTTTATGGCCTACGTCTATTTGTTATGCGAATAGCTTTGATAATTTGATTGTAGGTTTCAACGATGGCACAATAAACATATATGATTTAAATAGCTCTGCCCCTATAAATACCATAAACATATTTCAAAGTTGGGTAGACACGATAAAGTGCAGCAAGGATGAAACCCTTTTTTATAGCTCAAACACAGATGGCTTTATAAAAATTACAGACATAAAAACTAACAAATTAATTTTTAACAAGCAAATACCTTTCAAAGCGTCACAGTTTCCATACAACGAAAGAAGCTTAAATTTTATAGACTCTCTCAGTATTTATATAATGTTAAACGAAAGAAGCCCAGAACATTTTCTAAACAATATGAGAAATTTTAACCAAAATATTAAAAGCTTAGAACACAAAATTTTTATAGAAGATCACAAAGATTTCTGTTTTGATTTCTCGAAAAACCTTGATATCATAGCTTACTCAGAAAAATCAAATTATATTTACACAATAGATTTGAACACTCAAGAATCATTAAAAATCGGGACTCTAAACTCATGGGCAAAAACAATATCAATATCCAATGATAATAGCCTATTATCTGTCGGAGGCTATGATGGAGAAATAAAAATATTTTCCCTAAAAACTGGCTATTTAATTAATTCAATAATAGATCATGCCTCCTGGATAAACTCAATAAAATTTTCAAATGATAGCAAACTGATAGCAGCAGGGCTACATGACGGAACTATTTTGATTATTAAAATTAAAAATATGGAGATTATTGAAAAGTTCAACCTACATTCGAGCATATATAGAGTAGACTTCGCAAATGACAATAAATTTATCCTTGCCTCTACTTTAGACGGTGAATTGTTTCAAATAGATCTTAAAACAAAAGAGATAGATCTGATTCAAAAATTGGAAAATTCTTGGATTTCAAATTTTGTATTCTTAGATGACACAAAATCTATTATTACAGCCTCCAGCGAAGGGTATATTTATTTGATAAAAGACAAAATAATTTTAAATAGCAACAAAGTCCATGAGTCAGAGATCTTAATGCTTTCAGTTTTAGATGAAAATAGTTTGATTACTGGCTCTTTTGATTTATTTTTAAAACAAATAGACCCAAACGACTTGAGCATAACTTTTGAAAAAAGATTCGACGGATTGCCTCTTGCATACAATAGAAATTTAAATAAACTCTTTATATCACACTTTAGAAACATATCAGTATATAAAAAAGCAGATTCATTTCCAGAGTTAGATGTTTCAAGCCTTGATAAGCCAGAATTAGAATTTCAATTCGACTTTAATTCAAAATCTTTTAGTTTGTCGAAAAATTTTGAGAATTTATTCGTAATAAAAAGATCCAACCAGGTTGAAATGATATCTTTATGTGATCACAACTCAACATCTAAAATAAATCCACAGTCGCCAATAACAGCTTTTTGTACCAACGCCAATTCAAACAAACTGATAACAGGCCACAATAATTCAGAAATAAAAGTTTATGACATTGAAAAAAACACACTTATAAAAGAATTATCTTCTTACGATGGTGAGATATCATCTCTTAGCCTATCAATAGATGAAAATTTTTTAATATCTGGTTTTGAAGATGGAACTCTTGAACTATGGCTTTTTAACGAGGGGAAAAATCTTTGGTGTATAAAAAACAATCTTGAGCCAGTTAGCGAATTGATTTTCAGCTACAATAAGATGTTTTTTACATCTAAGAACAAGTACAGCTTTGACACCGACTTATGGTCTACCATCGAAGGCACAAAACTTGGAACATTTTCAAACAAAAGATTTTGTTTCAAAAATTTTGAGTTCTCACCTGACGGAGAATCAGTATTGTATCTAAATGACAAAAACCAGTTATTGGTATGGTTTTTAAAAGAAGGCAGAGAGGTATCAATACCTGAAAGAAGTGATTTTTTTATAACGTATTTTTCCTATTCCACAGATTCTTCCAAGGTTATATTGGGCTACAATGACGGCACCTTAATGATATTTTCATCAGAAGGCGATTTTATAAGAGAAGAAGTCGGCAAAAGCAGCCCCATAACCTTTATAGCCTTTAAAGACGATAAACATTTCTTTACATCCCATTTGGACGGGACCATAAGATCTCGTTCACTAAAGGAATCTGAGGACTCAAGGCTTATTGCTGCCCATCACTCATCAATAGATTTTCTGAACTGCAATGCTGAAAAAAATCTTTTAGCATCGTACTCTTCAATAGAGCACATTTTAAAAATATGGAATGCATAAAAATTAATTCAGTAAATTCAAACTGATTATTTTTTGTTCTTGTTAAATTGATCTTTAAAAACTCCCAATATGCCTAAAATTATCAGCAAAGCTCCAATGATAGTAAACTTATTTATTTCTTCATTTAAAACAATATGCCCTAAAAATAGAGCAAGGACAGGGTTTACATACGCATAGGTCATAGATATATTTATAGGCAATAGCTTTACAGCATTTATATATGCAGTAAAGGCAAATACAGAGCCAAATATCACAAGATACCACAATGCCAGGACAGCGTTATAGCTTGGCATTGCGTAGCTTTCATGAAAAACAAGGCTGAGCAAGAAAAATCCTATGGAGGCAAATAGACTCTGATAAAAGCTCATTGTCAAAACCGACATATTTAGGCTATTGTTTCTTTGAATAATCGCCCCAACAGCCCAGCAAAAAGCTGAAATAAACACCAGTGAATAAGAAAATATGTCTATAAGAGAAAAATTAGATATCTTCGGAATAAACAAGCAAAATACACCAACAAATCCAAGCAATAAAGAAAATACAGATATCAATGACGGCATTTTTTTGGTAAAAATTGAGTCCAAAAAAGATGCTAATATAGGCGTGACCCCTAAGATCAAGGCTGTCAGACCAGAGGCTGCATTTTGTTCAGCCCACATAATCAGACCATTCCCCAAAACCCACATCAGCATACTGGTAGAAAATATTATCTTAAATTCGTAGAAATTCAGCCTTAAATTCATCCTTTTTATGATTAATACAATGAACAATATCAAACCAGCAAAAAATAGTCTTACTGCCCCAAGCGTAAATGGCTCAAATCCACCTGTCACAGCAATTCTTATTGCCAGATAAGTGCTGCTCCATACAATATAAACTACAAATAGGTTTAAGAGACCAAAAACAGACATTTTAGATAAATAGACCAATCCTTCATAGATTTAGACAATATTTTTAAAGCCCCATAAAGATAAAAAAACCAAACAAACATATATTATAATCTAATTTATCCAAAATGAATCTAACTATTTCACTACAAATTCGTAATTTATTACAATTTATAAAAAATTATTTTCTCCCAAAAATACAAAAATAAGCATATTACCTTACAACCTTATGAGATGTCTTTTGAAAACCCAGCTTTTCCATAACCTCGCTCATTTTTTTTATATTGAGTGGTTTTGCAGCATAAGCTGTACACCCCAATTTAAGGGCTTCATTCACGTATTCGGTATCTGAAAGAGCGGTAGTCATCATTACTTTAGATCTTTTGCTTATCTCAACTCCCTTTTTATCCTCATAGTCCTTTATAGCCTTCAAAACCTTAATGCCATCAACCTTTGGCATCATTATGTCAAGACAGATTAGATCGTATAATTCATTTTCTTTAACTGATATAAGATAAGCATCCAATGCCTCCAAACCATCTACTACCATATCCACATCCCCATAATCAGATAAAAATTTAGATAAAAATTTCCTGCTCGGCATGTCGTCTTCAGCAACCAGAATTTTCACTATAAACCTCCAATATTAAGTAATTTTTTAAAAGTATTAAATCTGTCTTCTAGCTCAGTTACTTTATTCGCTACTGTCTTCATCTTACTATTCCTTGCAGCGAGCTCCAGTTTAAAGGCACATACCTTTAAGTCATCATCCAAATCTGCAAATTCTTCTTTTAGCCTATGAGAAATTGCCTCTATCTCATAAAGATCGCCTGCTTGAAAATTAATCTTTAGATTTTTAATTTCTTCATCAATCTTTTTTAAATCTTTAGTATTAGAAGAATCATATTTCTTTACCGTGTCACCAAAAATAATCTCACCATTTTCGCTGATTCTCACATCTCCTTTGTTATTAAAAGACACAGTATCCTTGAATCTCCTTAACACATAGTCAATCTTACTATATAGATCGTTTAAACCTACTGGTTTTGAAAGATATTCATCCATACCCAATGAAAGAAGCCTCTCTCTGTCGCCCTTTAGTGCATTTGCCGTTAAAGCTATGACTGGAATATGATTTTTGTCTCCCTCAATCTCACGAATTTTTTTTGTAGCCTCTATTCCGTCTAAAATTGGCATTTGAATGTCCATAAGTATTAGATCGAACTTATTGTTTTTAAAAAGATCTACTGCCTCAAGGCCATTTCTCGCTGAATCAAAAGAATAGCCCCAATTATGTAGCATCAATCCTATGACCTTAGCATTTACCATATCGTCATCAACCAAAAGTATTCTAATTTGTGTTTTAATCTTTTTAAAATCATTGCCGTCTAAAAGCGTATCAGATCTTCTCCCCTTAGACTTCTTAAAGTTTAAATAAAATTCAAATTTTGTCCCTTTGCCCTTTTCGCTCTCTACCGTAATATGACCGCCCAACATCTCTATTAGCCTTTTTGAAATTACAAGCCCCAATCCAGTTCCACCAAAATTTCTTGTTATCGATCCATCTATTTGATTAAAAGCGGTAAAAAGTTTTTTCTGATCCTCTTTTGCTATGCCTATTCCTGAGTCTTTTACTGTAAATTTTACCTTGTAGCTATCACCATCATATTTTTCTATTGCAGCAGAGAGCATAACTTCTCCAGAATCAGTAAATTTAATAGCATTAGACAATAGATTGTTCAAAACCTGTTTAAGCTTCACAGGATCTCCCGTAACAATTCCTTGAATAGAAGAAGAAATATCACACTTAAAAGTCAAATTCTTTTCTTTTGCTTTAAATGAGTGTATCTGACACGTCTCATCTATGACTTTTTTTAGATCAAAATCAATATGTTCCACCTGCATACGATTTGCCTCAATCTTTGAAAAATCAAGAACCTGATTAATTACATTTAGAAGATTATTAGAGCAAAGCTTAATCGTCTGGGCATAGTCTTTTTGCTCAGAATCAAGCTTTGTTATTAGCAAAAGATCTATCAAACCTATAATACCGTTTAAGGGAGTTCTGATTTCATGGCTCATATTGGCCAAAAATTCGCTCTTCGCTTTGTTTGCGCTCTCAGCAATCTCCTTTGCCTTAATCAAATCTTCTTCTGCCTTCATTAAATCAGTAATATCATTTGAAATTGTAGCGAC
This Thermodesulfobium sp. 4217-1 DNA region includes the following protein-coding sequences:
- the pyk gene encoding pyruvate kinase encodes the protein MFRKTKIICTLGPSTDDPDILYSFVEKGMDVARFNFSHGDYEDHFRRIQMVREASKKLKKEVALMLDTKGPEIRVGKFKTGSAQLNKGQKFILTAKEVDGDEGIVSLTYPDLVSRVKKGNVIVLSDGLISLLVDETDDKNIYTTVMNNGVLKDHKRVAVPGVFLDMQFLSEKDINDIKFGVEHEMDFIAASFVQNAANILEIRRVLEENNSNIDIIAKIENKFGIDNIDEILKAADGIMVARGDMGIEIPNEDVPLIQKELIKKANKVGKPVITATQMLESMINNPHPTRAEASDVANAILDGTDAIMLSGETAAGNYPLEAMEMMARISVKTETSLDYKTIFLSKGLNQKTTTDAISHATVQISHELDAAAIISITQSGYTAKMVSKYRPNAFIIGVSSDIKMVRKMKLIWGVYPIICSRTNNIEEMVLEAISRSNATKLINEGDLIVITAGVPIGATGTTNMVRVHVVGNILLRGIGVGHTSFTGQVCIANTLKDFKEKMKPGSIVVAKRIDEESAKYTTDAGALIVEEGGLTSNAVILGINFGIPVVIGVDGAVETLKDGLVITVDAERGLVYQGEINVR
- a CDS encoding ATP-binding protein; the encoded protein is MDYFKELNDVLKFSPVEILILDDQAKVVWASNAVLSQFDKRLEKIESLRIGSALLCEGSLENALGCGFGESCKTCELNKIIKQSLKTKKPIINKEINKTFIQGSKRRTFWFLVNINQTKISEKNYIVLSMTDITEKKEKEKSLESINDYYLDMIDNFPSMFWRTNTAGEVIFANQEYLDFFGFSLDEALKFGWSERFSPDSKIEDFETLRDSCLKPEPFKLEQQRVDANGEIRDCLIIGKPYFIREQFAGHTGVVIDITEIKRIQKMLEETNSKYVELFNNIIGNYVLFKIEYDNEAKPSELIYLEVNKFFEDKVGGRISDFLGKKLSEINFELNERIIENLNNRAVQKGLSFEIGTYFSPALNRWYVGNAYIPEEGYVATISNDITDLMKAEEDLIKAKEIAESANKAKSEFLANMSHEIRTPLNGIIGLIDLLLITKLDSEQKDYAQTIKLCSNNLLNVINQVLDFSKIEANRMQVEHIDFDLKKVIDETCQIHSFKAKEKNLTFKCDISSSIQGIVTGDPVKLKQVLNNLLSNAIKFTDSGEVMLSAAIEKYDGDSYKVKFTVKDSGIGIAKEDQKKLFTAFNQIDGSITRNFGGTGLGLVISKRLIEMLGGHITVESEKGKGTKFEFYLNFKKSKGRRSDTLLDGNDFKKIKTQIRILLVDDDMVNAKVIGLMLHNWGYSFDSARNGLEAVDLFKNNKFDLILMDIQMPILDGIEATKKIREIEGDKNHIPVIALTANALKGDRERLLSLGMDEYLSKPVGLNDLYSKIDYVLRRFKDTVSFNNKGDVRISENGEIIFGDTVKKYDSSNTKDLKKIDEEIKNLKINFQAGDLYEIEAISHRLKEEFADLDDDLKVCAFKLELAARNSKMKTVANKVTELEDRFNTFKKLLNIGGL
- a CDS encoding WD40 repeat domain-containing protein — its product is MDKKTLNFIFEKEINIPQSGNFAEGNFPILTGYLIDKLRKRRDWIFITAFSPDGIHFASGGFNSSILLWNIFKDKPIESLSGHEDWILALTFSHDGKYLLSGSRDNLIILWSVQDKKIINKFEGHQNRISSLAFSSDDTQIASGGYDSTIKIWNIDSKNPINVIDTSPLWPTSICYANSFDNLIVGFNDGTINIYDLNSSAPINTINIFQSWVDTIKCSKDETLFYSSNTDGFIKITDIKTNKLIFNKQIPFKASQFPYNERSLNFIDSLSIYIMLNERSPEHFLNNMRNFNQNIKSLEHKIFIEDHKDFCFDFSKNLDIIAYSEKSNYIYTIDLNTQESLKIGTLNSWAKTISISNDNSLLSVGGYDGEIKIFSLKTGYLINSIIDHASWINSIKFSNDSKLIAAGLHDGTILIIKIKNMEIIEKFNLHSSIYRVDFANDNKFILASTLDGELFQIDLKTKEIDLIQKLENSWISNFVFLDDTKSIITASSEGYIYLIKDKIILNSNKVHESEILMLSVLDENSLITGSFDLFLKQIDPNDLSITFEKRFDGLPLAYNRNLNKLFISHFRNISVYKKADSFPELDVSSLDKPELEFQFDFNSKSFSLSKNFENLFVIKRSNQVEMISLCDHNSTSKINPQSPITAFCTNANSNKLITGHNNSEIKVYDIEKNTLIKELSSYDGEISSLSLSIDENFLISGFEDGTLELWLFNEGKNLWCIKNNLEPVSELIFSYNKMFFTSKNKYSFDTDLWSTIEGTKLGTFSNKRFCFKNFEFSPDGESVLYLNDKNQLLVWFLKEGREVSIPERSDFFITYFSYSTDSSKVILGYNDGTLMIFSSEGDFIREEVGKSSPITFIAFKDDKHFFTSHLDGTIRSRSLKESEDSRLIAAHHSSIDFLNCNAEKNLLASYSSIEHILKIWNA
- a CDS encoding EamA family transporter — its product is MVYLSKMSVFGLLNLFVVYIVWSSTYLAIRIAVTGGFEPFTLGAVRLFFAGLILFIVLIIKRMNLRLNFYEFKIIFSTSMLMWVLGNGLIMWAEQNAASGLTALILGVTPILASFLDSIFTKKMPSLISVFSLLLGFVGVFCLFIPKISNFSLIDIFSYSLVFISAFCWAVGAIIQRNNSLNMSVLTMSFYQSLFASIGFFLLSLVFHESYAMPSYNAVLALWYLVIFGSVFAFTAYINAVKLLPINISMTYAYVNPVLALFLGHIVLNEEINKFTIIGALLIILGILGVFKDQFNKNKK
- a CDS encoding response regulator; translated protein: MKILVAEDDMPSRKFLSKFLSDYGDVDMVVDGLEALDAYLISVKENELYDLICLDIMMPKVDGIKVLKAIKDYEDKKGVEISKRSKVMMTTALSDTEYVNEALKLGCTAYAAKPLNIKKMSEVMEKLGFQKTSHKVVR